The proteins below are encoded in one region of Taeniopygia guttata chromosome 15, bTaeGut7.mat, whole genome shotgun sequence:
- the CLDN5 gene encoding claudin-5, which produces MTSAAVEILGLGLGILGWVGVILACGLPMWQVSAFIEANIVVAQTIWEGLWMNCVVQSTGQMQCKVYDSILALPPEVQAGRALTVIVALLGLVALMVTVVGAQCTNCVRPGKMKSRIVIAGGAIYILCGVLVLIPLCWFANIVISDFYDPTVPSSQKREMGAALYIGWAATALLLFGGCLICCCSCSQRDETSFPVKYSAPRRPTSNGEYDKKNYV; this is translated from the coding sequence ATGACTTCGGCGGCGGTGGAAATtttggggctgggactgggtatcctgggctgggtgggggtGATCCTGGCCTGCGGGTTGCCTATGTGGCAGGTGTCGGCCTTCATCGAGGCGAACATCGTGGTGGCGCAGACCAtctgggaagggctgtggatGAACTGCGTGGTGCAGAGCACGGGGCAGATGCAGTGCAAGGTTTACGACTCCATCCTGGCGCTGCCGCCCGAGGTGCAGGCGGGCCGGGCGCTCACCGTCATcgtggcactgctggggctggtggcgCTGATGGTGACCGTGGTGGGCGCTCAGTGCACCAACTGCGTCCGGCCCGGCAAGATGAAGTCCCGCATCGTGATCGCCGGCGGGGCTATCTACATCCTCTGCGGGGTCCTGGTCCTCATCCCGCTCTGCTGGTTCGCCAACATCGTCATCAGCGACTTCTACGACCCCACCGTGCCGTCGTCCCAGAAGCGGGAGATGGGGGCCGCGCTCTACATCGGCTGGGCCGCCACGGCCCTGCTGCTCTTCGGGGGCTGcctcatctgctgctgctcctgctcccagcgCGACGAGACCTCCTTCCCCGTCAAGTACTCGGCGCCGCGGCGGCCGACGTCCAACGGCGAGTACGACAAGAAGAACTACGTCTGA